From the Euphorbia lathyris chromosome 6, ddEupLath1.1, whole genome shotgun sequence genome, one window contains:
- the LOC136233139 gene encoding tobamovirus multiplication protein 1 isoform X2, producing the protein MLEVREASCCFPREVVGVNVALACVDGIIAILAFSQLIRIHSRNSQLGWTRQKVFHLLIGSSYTGYFIFFIITVIAICKGWRRWSYPCGFFFMALPKILSFAAFLLLLSFWVDLRHQADDEDCEEEEISFHEALLELTLDDPNYAHVDSLRTCLPFRLNHVGSRQKVVIWVTVLMFVLMMAFTVLMWIGMGNDSIDSSLLATVYVDAFAIASLILGGLLACYGLLICSKMRRVRSERASSEMWKVAGLAIVSVLCFTPRAFVAIFTPIPVLYHCQQLNTTGLYTSLLLVLYYFIGSSVPSAFVLWTMRELPPPTAANVQEESRTIAYIADSSSIEVRNPQSWTTIATLQNQMTV; encoded by the exons ATGTTGGAAGTTAGAGAAGCATCTTGTTGTTTTCCACGAGAGGTGGTCGGCGTCAATGTTGCTCTTGCTTGTGTTGATGGCATTATCGCGATTCTTGCATTCTCTCag CTAATAAGGATTCACTCAAGGAATTCACAACTTGGTTGGACCAGACAAAAA GTATTTCATCTTTTGATTGGAAGTTCTTACACAG GTTACTTCATTTTTTTCATCATCACTGTCATAGCTATCTGTAAGGGCTGGAGACGCTGGTCATACCCTTGTGGCTTTTTCTTCATGG CATTACCAAAAATTCTGTCATTCGCAGCATTTCTTCTACTTTTATCCTTCTG GGTTGACCTTCGCCATCAAGCAGATGATGAAGATTGTGAAGAGGAAGAGATTAGTTTTCATGAAGCTTTATTAGAACTGACACTAGATGACCCAAATTATGCACATGTAGATAGTCTACGAACGTGTTTACCTTTCAGATTAAACCATGTCGGAAGCCGTCAAAAAGTTGTGATTTGG GTTACTGTCTTGATGTTTGTTTTGATGATGGCATTTACTGTGTTAATGTGGATCGGAATGGGAAATGATTCTATTGATTCATCACTGTTGGCAACG GTGTATGTAGATGCTTTTGCTATAGCATCATTGATTTTGGGAGGATTATTAGCATGTTATG GACTTCTAATATGCTCAAAAATGCGGAGAGTTAGATCTGAGAGAGCTTCTTCAGAGATGTGGAAG GTTGCAGGTCTGGCTATAGTCTCTGTTCTTTGTTTCACCCCAAGAGCTTTTGTTGCAATTTTTACTCCAATTCCA GTCCTTTATCACTGTCAGCAACTTAACACCACTGGTCTTTATACTAGTCTTTTACtggttttatattattttatag GGTCTTCTGTACCCTCAGCATTTGTCCTTTGGACAATGAGGGAACTACCACCTCCTACAGCAGCTAATGTACAGGAAGAGTCTAGAACTATTGCTTATATCGCTGATAGTTCATCAATAGAAGTACGTAATCCGCAGAGCTGGACTACTATTGCAACCCTGCAGAATCAG ATGACT
- the LOC136233139 gene encoding tobamovirus multiplication protein 1 isoform X1, producing MLEVREASCCFPREVVGVNVALACVDGIIAILAFSQLIRIHSRNSQLGWTRQKVFHLLIGSSYTGYFIFFIITVIAICKGWRRWSYPCGFFFMALPKILSFAAFLLLLSFWVDLRHQADDEDCEEEEISFHEALLELTLDDPNYAHVDSLRTCLPFRLNHVGSRQKVVIWVTVLMFVLMMAFTVLMWIGMGNDSIDSSLLATVYVDAFAIASLILGGLLACYGLLICSKMRRVRSERASSEMWKVAGLAIVSVLCFTPRAFVAIFTPIPVLYHCQQLNTTGLYTSLLLVLYYFIGSSVPSAFVLWTMRELPPPTAANVQEESRTIAYIADSSSIEVRNPQSWTTIATLQNQISRASPI from the exons ATGTTGGAAGTTAGAGAAGCATCTTGTTGTTTTCCACGAGAGGTGGTCGGCGTCAATGTTGCTCTTGCTTGTGTTGATGGCATTATCGCGATTCTTGCATTCTCTCag CTAATAAGGATTCACTCAAGGAATTCACAACTTGGTTGGACCAGACAAAAA GTATTTCATCTTTTGATTGGAAGTTCTTACACAG GTTACTTCATTTTTTTCATCATCACTGTCATAGCTATCTGTAAGGGCTGGAGACGCTGGTCATACCCTTGTGGCTTTTTCTTCATGG CATTACCAAAAATTCTGTCATTCGCAGCATTTCTTCTACTTTTATCCTTCTG GGTTGACCTTCGCCATCAAGCAGATGATGAAGATTGTGAAGAGGAAGAGATTAGTTTTCATGAAGCTTTATTAGAACTGACACTAGATGACCCAAATTATGCACATGTAGATAGTCTACGAACGTGTTTACCTTTCAGATTAAACCATGTCGGAAGCCGTCAAAAAGTTGTGATTTGG GTTACTGTCTTGATGTTTGTTTTGATGATGGCATTTACTGTGTTAATGTGGATCGGAATGGGAAATGATTCTATTGATTCATCACTGTTGGCAACG GTGTATGTAGATGCTTTTGCTATAGCATCATTGATTTTGGGAGGATTATTAGCATGTTATG GACTTCTAATATGCTCAAAAATGCGGAGAGTTAGATCTGAGAGAGCTTCTTCAGAGATGTGGAAG GTTGCAGGTCTGGCTATAGTCTCTGTTCTTTGTTTCACCCCAAGAGCTTTTGTTGCAATTTTTACTCCAATTCCA GTCCTTTATCACTGTCAGCAACTTAACACCACTGGTCTTTATACTAGTCTTTTACtggttttatattattttatag GGTCTTCTGTACCCTCAGCATTTGTCCTTTGGACAATGAGGGAACTACCACCTCCTACAGCAGCTAATGTACAGGAAGAGTCTAGAACTATTGCTTATATCGCTGATAGTTCATCAATAGAAGTACGTAATCCGCAGAGCTGGACTACTATTGCAACCCTGCAGAATCAG